A genome region from Clostridium pasteurianum includes the following:
- a CDS encoding U32 family peptidase encodes MELSVAYNGDLNFIEKLSNYKSVVNVFGTITNSTVGGGRNPDGLTTITKSDIEEAVQKSHENNIEFNYLMNSSCMGNREFTHDTYMKIIECLDWLDSIGVDWVTIANPYIIDICKNRHPRIKVSLSSFAMVESVQRAKFYDEIGVDEISVRENINRNFKLLKEMQSNVECKIQVIANQTCLFQCPYQFYHDNVMSHSSQKNEFLNSHIIDYCILKCIYKKFNKPEEIIKSRWIRPEDIKEYESIGIKKFKITDRVKSSEWLLRAVKSYEEKKYIGNLADILNIVQIQNKRSNGNIVSIESSKVSDNLKKIRKMIKNFMMLDVKISNKKLEGFIGHFKNLDCNSISCDKCGYCKKIANEVIEFSNKEAICKALNEIKKLSNDIVVNR; translated from the coding sequence ATGGAACTTTCGGTAGCTTATAATGGTGATCTGAATTTTATAGAAAAATTATCAAATTATAAATCAGTTGTTAATGTATTTGGAACTATAACTAATAGTACTGTTGGTGGCGGAAGAAATCCAGATGGATTAACAACTATAACTAAAAGTGACATAGAAGAAGCTGTACAAAAATCACATGAAAATAATATAGAGTTTAATTATCTTATGAATAGCTCATGCATGGGGAATAGAGAATTCACACATGATACTTATATGAAAATTATTGAATGCTTAGATTGGTTAGATTCTATAGGAGTTGATTGGGTAACAATAGCTAATCCATATATAATAGATATATGTAAAAATAGACATCCTAGAATAAAAGTTAGTTTATCTTCTTTTGCTATGGTTGAAAGTGTTCAAAGAGCTAAGTTTTATGACGAGATAGGAGTTGATGAAATTAGTGTACGTGAAAATATTAATAGAAATTTCAAGTTGCTTAAAGAGATGCAATCAAATGTAGAGTGTAAAATTCAAGTTATTGCTAATCAAACATGCTTATTTCAATGTCCATATCAATTTTATCATGATAATGTAATGAGTCATTCTTCTCAGAAAAATGAGTTCTTAAATTCGCATATTATAGATTATTGTATTTTAAAATGTATTTATAAGAAATTTAACAAACCAGAAGAAATTATTAAGTCACGTTGGATAAGACCTGAAGATATCAAAGAATATGAGAGTATAGGAATAAAAAAATTTAAGATAACTGATAGAGTAAAGTCTAGTGAGTGGTTACTGAGAGCAGTTAAAAGTTATGAAGAAAAAAAGTACATTGGAAATTTAGCTGATATTTTAAATATTGTTCAAATACAAAATAAGAGAAGCAATGGAAATATAGTTAGTATAGAAAGCTCGAAAGTTTCTGATAATTTAAAGAAAATTAGAAAGATGATTAAAAATTTTATGATGTTAGATGTAAAAATTAGTAATAAAAAATTAGAGGGATTTATTGGACATTTTAAAAACTTAGATTGTAATTCAATTTCATGTGATAAATGTGGGTATTGTAAAAAAATAGCGAATGAGGTAATTGAGTTTTCTAATAAGGAAGCTATTTGCAAAGCATTGAATGAGATTAAAAAATTAAGTAATGATATTGTTGTAAATAGATAA
- a CDS encoding NAD-dependent epimerase/dehydratase family protein: MILITGCTGYIGKRLTSAMLKRGFKVRGLVPKSELNKAKPLVNKGMELWKGDLFDSNTLHGIGKNVKVVYHLAGLHSSVEKMNKLYVEGTKSLVNQLNNSSIEEFYFSSSGAVYGDYGDKLLTENYPPEPIHPFGVISANVEKFLLQLFNEKRFPCIIFRIGEVYGPGEYNPLKKASYSGLRGLGNGLNYTSKIHIEDLISILTTSPKKLKVGKIYNLVDDIPVLQKDFYNEIVKISGCPSPIWIPKDTVPERIKLSIHGLRMLSIRMSNASIKKNLNYKFIFPSYHEGLNNLIENK, encoded by the coding sequence ATGATATTGATAACAGGGTGTACAGGTTATATAGGTAAGAGATTAACTAGTGCTATGTTAAAACGTGGTTTTAAGGTGAGGGGATTAGTTCCTAAAAGTGAATTGAATAAAGCAAAACCTCTTGTAAATAAAGGAATGGAACTATGGAAGGGAGATCTGTTTGATTCTAATACATTACATGGAATAGGTAAAAATGTAAAAGTTGTATATCATCTTGCGGGCCTGCATTCTTCAGTTGAAAAGATGAATAAGCTATATGTTGAAGGAACAAAATCTCTTGTAAATCAACTAAACAACTCATCTATTGAAGAATTTTATTTTTCAAGTAGTGGAGCGGTGTATGGTGATTATGGAGATAAACTACTTACAGAGAATTATCCTCCAGAACCAATTCATCCATTTGGAGTGATTTCTGCAAATGTAGAAAAATTTCTTTTGCAATTATTTAATGAAAAAAGATTTCCATGTATAATTTTTAGAATTGGTGAAGTATATGGACCTGGAGAATATAATCCATTAAAGAAAGCAAGTTATAGTGGACTAAGGGGATTAGGTAATGGATTAAACTATACATCCAAGATTCATATAGAAGATTTAATATCAATTTTGACAACATCACCTAAAAAATTAAAAGTGGGGAAGATTTATAACCTTGTTGATGATATTCCAGTACTTCAAAAGGATTTCTATAATGAAATAGTTAAAATATCAGGATGTCCTTCACCTATATGGATACCAAAGGATACAGTACCTGAAAGAATCAAACTAAGTATACATGGTTTGCGCATGTTATCTATTCGTATGTCAAATGCATCAATTAAAAAAAATTTAAATTATAAATTTATTTTTCCATCATATCACGAAGGATTAAATAATTTAATAGAAAATAAATAA
- a CDS encoding class I adenylate-forming enzyme family protein — translation MSYNHLLKKIERTFKKNPNKVAIYYNDIVITYKELAERVDKCIDEIVGLKSNIRYKTKVLLSINNPIQFIIIWLSLWKLDCIIIPFQPKGQNSAELKRAIEASECNIVIKESDINIDDINVISVEKSKNFSSLVYVEVNRDIIDDKYNDLSVFFYTSGTTGLPKCVGFTEESMLENIKSVAEVIDLSEIDVFFTPLSPVLTATITTAVLPSLYVGASLVITNCVLPANILKNIEEKKVTIFFAVPYIYELLNSTMNLHKLDVWNSVRICLTSSAFLKKSTFDEFYEKTSIPMRSIYCSSEAGAITYNNSNDIKLIRNSVGLPLPGVKVKIFDGKMNELKQNQVGELYIGGSHLASGYYNKLELGKKVFKNNLVRTGDIGFINEKGFIVLKGRASDTINVSGFLVNPEEIEQVIIRHHDVKDALVYGINDDKTGERVAAKIILKDEACKLAEDDIYNFCIKQLEQYKIPRHIEIVDDIPKSRYGKKIRVKRELN, via the coding sequence ATGTCTTATAACCATTTATTAAAAAAAATCGAAAGAACGTTTAAAAAAAATCCCAATAAAGTTGCAATATACTACAATGATATTGTAATTACATACAAAGAATTAGCAGAAAGAGTGGATAAATGTATAGATGAAATAGTTGGCCTAAAAAGTAATATAAGATATAAAACTAAAGTTTTATTATCTATAAATAATCCAATTCAATTTATTATTATATGGCTTTCATTGTGGAAATTAGACTGTATTATAATACCATTTCAGCCCAAAGGCCAAAATTCAGCAGAATTAAAACGTGCTATTGAAGCAAGTGAATGTAATATTGTTATAAAAGAATCAGATATAAATATAGATGATATTAATGTTATTAGTGTTGAAAAATCCAAAAACTTTTCATCACTAGTATATGTGGAAGTTAATAGGGATATTATCGATGATAAATATAATGATTTATCAGTATTTTTTTATACTTCTGGAACAACTGGATTACCAAAATGTGTAGGATTTACTGAAGAATCTATGCTTGAAAATATAAAATCTGTAGCAGAAGTAATAGATCTTTCTGAAATAGATGTGTTTTTTACACCATTATCACCAGTGCTTACAGCTACAATTACTACAGCAGTATTGCCTTCATTATATGTGGGAGCTTCATTAGTTATAACAAATTGTGTATTACCAGCAAATATATTAAAAAATATAGAAGAAAAAAAGGTTACAATATTTTTTGCAGTTCCATACATTTATGAGTTATTAAATTCAACTATGAATCTACATAAATTGGATGTATGGAATAGTGTAAGAATTTGCTTAACAAGTTCAGCATTTTTAAAGAAAAGTACTTTTGATGAATTTTATGAAAAAACATCAATACCTATGAGGTCTATATATTGTTCATCAGAAGCTGGTGCAATTACTTATAACAATAGTAATGATATCAAGTTAATTCGGAATTCTGTAGGATTACCGTTACCAGGAGTAAAAGTAAAGATTTTTGATGGAAAAATGAATGAACTAAAACAAAATCAGGTGGGTGAATTATATATTGGAGGAAGTCATTTAGCATCAGGTTATTACAATAAATTGGAATTAGGGAAAAAGGTTTTTAAAAACAACTTAGTAAGAACTGGAGATATAGGATTCATTAACGAAAAAGGATTCATTGTATTAAAAGGAAGAGCTTCAGATACCATAAATGTAAGTGGCTTTTTAGTAAATCCAGAAGAAATAGAGCAAGTTATTATTAGGCATCATGATGTAAAAGATGCTTTAGTATATGGAATTAATGATGATAAAACTGGAGAACGAGTAGCTGCTAAAATTATTTTAAAAGATGAAGCATGTAAGTTAGCTGAGGATGATATATATAACTTTTGTATTAAACAATTAGAACAGTATAAAATACCAAGACATATTGAAATTGTAGATGATATTCCTAAAAGTCGTTACGGAAAAAAAATACGTGTAAAAAGAGAATTAAATTAA
- a CDS encoding B12-binding domain-containing radical SAM protein, producing MPINSKNKFNVVLLEIRNNVTLYKFTLGLDYLTAVLRDKNYSAWDFMFESEDIETMKQKILSVEPNIIGISFYRETEETVFELTRAIKKVSPDIKIYLGGHTATLYAAQILKKESTIDFIINGEGELTTLEVCKLLSNKEDLTTCKGVTYRKDKIIMRNENREFIKSLDDLPFPALDTIKEKGITSNYIFAGISTSRGCLGKCGFCVANRYYKDSKNLGWRGRSPKSIVNEIKHIKNVFPNKRIFYTIVDSSIEDPCPKSKERLKEFVTLLEENNLFVPFNCFTRAESWSEDDSELIQRLKNVGLFEVSIGYESSNAKTLAIFNKRAAVEDNYRACRVFKKNNVNVFGFLIMFHPYTTLEELRSNADLLINVNMAYHPQSWWQTLDLWPDSRMFLGVAMDGLLIGPEEKGYLFKYAFEDGRVEKINEAMKLIQNSKSSLDYINTNEKIKLECLLYNAWKVTDNSLTCVKQEMDEYEDLYEKNKEYMSLRQYELFMSLIKYVESGRDNSLINQAVNDWIELLKSNQIELEKMWMKFTMRLRRKNVDILGKGYK from the coding sequence GTGCCAATAAATAGTAAAAACAAGTTTAATGTTGTACTTTTAGAAATACGTAACAATGTAACATTATATAAATTTACATTAGGACTCGATTATTTGACTGCTGTATTACGTGATAAAAACTATTCTGCTTGGGATTTTATGTTTGAAAGTGAAGATATAGAAACTATGAAACAAAAAATTTTGAGCGTTGAACCTAATATAATTGGAATTAGTTTTTACCGTGAAACAGAAGAAACAGTTTTTGAATTAACGAGAGCTATAAAAAAGGTGTCACCTGATATAAAAATATATTTAGGTGGACATACAGCAACTTTGTATGCTGCACAGATTTTAAAAAAAGAATCAACAATTGATTTTATTATAAATGGTGAAGGAGAATTAACTACTCTTGAGGTATGTAAATTATTAAGTAATAAGGAAGATTTAACTACATGTAAAGGTGTTACATATAGAAAAGATAAAATAATAATGCGCAATGAAAATCGAGAGTTTATTAAAAGTCTTGATGATTTACCATTTCCTGCATTGGATACCATTAAAGAAAAAGGTATTACTAGTAACTACATTTTTGCTGGAATATCTACATCAAGGGGATGTCTCGGTAAATGTGGCTTTTGTGTAGCAAATAGGTATTATAAAGATTCTAAGAATCTAGGATGGAGAGGGAGATCTCCTAAAAGTATAGTTAATGAAATAAAGCATATAAAAAATGTATTCCCTAATAAGCGTATTTTTTATACGATTGTTGATAGTTCAATTGAAGATCCTTGTCCAAAGTCAAAGGAAAGACTTAAAGAATTTGTTACATTATTAGAAGAAAATAATCTATTTGTCCCTTTCAATTGTTTTACAAGGGCTGAATCCTGGAGTGAAGATGATTCAGAGCTTATTCAAAGACTTAAAAATGTTGGATTATTCGAAGTAAGTATAGGGTATGAATCTAGTAATGCAAAAACATTAGCTATATTTAATAAAAGAGCAGCAGTTGAAGACAATTATAGAGCATGTAGAGTTTTTAAAAAAAATAATGTTAATGTATTTGGTTTTTTAATTATGTTTCATCCATATACAACATTAGAAGAATTAAGATCAAATGCAGACTTGTTAATAAATGTTAATATGGCATATCATCCACAGTCATGGTGGCAGACTCTTGATCTATGGCCAGATTCAAGAATGTTTTTAGGGGTTGCTATGGATGGATTATTAATTGGTCCTGAAGAAAAAGGTTATCTTTTTAAATATGCATTTGAAGATGGCCGTGTTGAAAAAATAAATGAAGCAATGAAATTAATTCAAAATAGTAAAAGTAGTTTAGATTATATTAATACAAATGAAAAAATCAAATTGGAGTGTTTATTATATAATGCGTGGAAGGTTACAGATAATAGTTTAACCTGTGTCAAACAGGAGATGGATGAATATGAGGATTTATATGAAAAAAATAAGGAATATATGTCATTAAGACAGTATGAATTATTTATGTCGTTAATTAAATATGTAGAAAGTGGGAGAGATAATAGTTTAATAAATCAAGCAGTTAATGATTGGATAGAACTTTTAAAAAGTAATCAAATTGAACTTGAAAAAATGTGGATGAAGTTCACCATGAGATTAAGGCGTAAAAATGTTGATATATTAGGCAAGGGATATAAGTAA
- a CDS encoding class I SAM-dependent methyltransferase: MGRFEKKLQCLKGDVKIAIANINKEKYLGVKMLLSFSNANISIVGGWNFKNSNKAILVKKNSIPVFKDIIEFMSNISIDKQPNTIVFLPESNNIYEEIRKVSLKNIETIIIVWGFKNEISLSEMKKIASISEENKVKVITMHIKDIGYNIGYLLDNVKNMPWTINRLDSDLLEYLKQFNINKGTFLDLGTGSGNQAVELSKLGFKVTATDLVRYAFIENQSKEKDVEFIEDDLLNSKLDRKFDYIFDRGCLHALGKSNYKKYVLQIRKLLNDGGKLFLKYVTNENKQLTADVLEYYLSKEDLYNFIKKNFIVEQIKDAVYEQSYEKVPLKSTFAVLSNK; the protein is encoded by the coding sequence GTGGGAAGATTTGAAAAAAAATTACAATGTTTAAAAGGTGATGTTAAGATTGCGATTGCCAATATCAATAAAGAGAAATATTTAGGCGTAAAAATGCTTTTAAGTTTTTCCAATGCTAATATTTCTATAGTTGGAGGATGGAATTTTAAAAATAGTAATAAAGCAATATTAGTTAAAAAAAATAGTATACCTGTATTTAAGGATATAATCGAATTCATGAGTAATATTTCAATAGATAAACAGCCTAATACTATAGTATTTTTACCTGAATCTAATAATATTTATGAAGAAATAAGAAAAGTATCACTTAAAAATATTGAAACTATAATTATAGTGTGGGGATTTAAAAATGAAATATCGTTAAGTGAGATGAAAAAAATCGCTTCTATATCTGAGGAAAATAAAGTAAAAGTAATAACCATGCATATTAAAGATATTGGATATAATATTGGATACTTATTAGATAATGTGAAAAATATGCCTTGGACAATTAATAGACTAGATTCTGATTTATTAGAGTATTTGAAGCAATTTAATATTAATAAGGGAACGTTTTTAGACTTAGGAACAGGTTCTGGAAATCAAGCAGTTGAATTAAGTAAATTGGGATTTAAAGTAACTGCAACAGATTTAGTAAGGTATGCATTTATAGAAAATCAATCAAAAGAAAAAGATGTGGAATTCATAGAAGATGATCTTCTTAATTCAAAATTAGATAGAAAGTTTGATTATATTTTTGATCGCGGATGTTTACATGCTCTTGGAAAATCTAATTATAAGAAATATGTATTACAAATAAGAAAACTTCTAAATGATGGTGGAAAATTATTTCTAAAATATGTTACAAATGAAAATAAGCAGCTGACAGCTGATGTACTTGAATATTATTTGTCAAAAGAAGATTTATATAATTTTATTAAAAAAAATTTTATTGTTGAACAGATAAAAGATGCAGTGTATGAACAATCATATGAAAAAGTACCACTTAAATCAACTTTTGCTGTGTTAAGTAATAAATAG
- a CDS encoding B12-binding domain-containing radical SAM protein, whose product MNVVLLEWRPYSSLFQRNNLGLQYIAASLRSSGHNTSIYVFQGDTLDEVCNKIISHNPHMVAITLFPETKDMVYSIFQKIKEIDPNIVTVTGGHTATLYASKVLRQEDHIDIITYGESELTYVELCNRIDENESIETCRGIFYRKDGYIMKTKPREEVKDLDALPFPVIDVTRDLNDRRSPTVFTSISTSRGCLGNCAFCVSHRVSKVVKYSRWRGKSAKGIIDELKYIRDNFPDKRLVVEFVDSSFEDNDPREKKRIKKFLDLLEASNIKMAFSFLTRAESWSDNDNELIARMKKLGLFSVSPGFESGADDSLMTFGKRATVANNYKTFEMFSKNGVDVCGMIIMFHPYVTFKDLRSNAEFLLNVGLGYSPQNWIHSLYVFPDTRIFQRIVSDGLLINDNKNEFTYSYSFKNGKIEKMFRIIEKIGKLDSVKRFDNTCEKILYELRLYEVWKHQSDEFENVEIEMSEYKKSYKDTAAYVSNKLYEMFLEMIEKAEKGDINDIENEMVVKWDRLLTDKQAFLEHEWMRYRIKLLRKDIQLL is encoded by the coding sequence ATGAATGTTGTATTATTGGAATGGAGACCATATTCTTCATTATTCCAAAGAAATAATTTGGGATTGCAATATATAGCAGCTTCGTTACGGTCAAGTGGCCACAATACTAGTATATATGTATTTCAAGGAGATACGTTGGATGAAGTATGTAATAAAATAATTTCCCATAATCCTCATATGGTGGCTATTACTTTATTTCCTGAAACAAAAGATATGGTTTATTCTATATTTCAAAAAATTAAGGAAATAGACCCTAATATTGTTACAGTAACAGGAGGACATACAGCAACACTTTATGCATCAAAAGTTTTAAGGCAAGAGGATCATATTGACATAATTACTTATGGTGAAAGTGAATTAACTTACGTAGAATTATGTAATAGAATTGACGAAAATGAAAGTATAGAAACTTGTAGAGGTATTTTCTATAGAAAAGATGGTTATATAATGAAAACAAAACCTAGGGAAGAAGTAAAAGATTTAGATGCATTACCTTTTCCAGTAATTGATGTAACTAGAGACTTAAATGATAGAAGATCACCTACAGTTTTCACATCAATTTCTACATCTAGAGGATGTTTGGGAAATTGTGCTTTCTGTGTATCTCATCGCGTAAGTAAAGTAGTTAAGTACTCTCGATGGAGAGGAAAATCAGCAAAAGGGATTATAGATGAATTGAAATATATTAGAGATAATTTCCCAGATAAAAGACTTGTTGTAGAATTTGTTGACAGTTCTTTTGAAGATAATGATCCTAGAGAAAAGAAAAGAATAAAAAAGTTTTTAGATTTATTAGAAGCAAGTAATATTAAAATGGCCTTTTCATTTTTAACAAGGGCTGAATCATGGTCAGATAATGATAATGAATTAATTGCGAGGATGAAAAAGTTAGGTCTTTTTAGTGTTTCACCAGGATTTGAAAGTGGAGCAGATGATTCGTTAATGACATTTGGAAAAAGAGCAACTGTAGCAAATAATTATAAAACTTTTGAGATGTTTTCTAAAAACGGAGTAGATGTGTGTGGGATGATAATAATGTTTCATCCATATGTTACGTTTAAGGATTTAAGAAGTAATGCTGAATTTCTCTTAAATGTGGGGTTAGGATATAGCCCTCAAAATTGGATTCATTCATTATATGTTTTTCCAGATACGAGAATTTTTCAAAGGATAGTTAGTGATGGTTTATTAATTAATGATAACAAAAATGAATTCACATATTCATATTCATTCAAAAATGGGAAAATAGAAAAAATGTTTAGGATTATAGAGAAAATTGGTAAGCTTGATAGTGTAAAGCGTTTTGATAATACTTGTGAAAAAATTTTATATGAATTAAGACTTTATGAGGTCTGGAAACATCAAAGTGATGAGTTTGAAAATGTAGAAATAGAAATGAGTGAGTATAAAAAGTCGTATAAAGATACGGCAGCCTACGTTAGTAATAAATTATACGAAATGTTTCTTGAAATGATTGAAAAAGCTGAAAAAGGTGATATAAATGATATTGAAAATGAAATGGTTGTAAAATGGGATAGACTGCTTACAGATAAACAAGCATTTTTAGAACATGAATGGATGCGTTATAGAATTAAATTACTAAGAAAGGATATTCAATTATTATAA
- a CDS encoding class I adenylate-forming enzyme family protein: protein MSNENKLYKLFEDNFKRYPEKIGIIITEKKISYKELSERVLSWSNFFNSIGVREGDRLVLSTDDRLDFISSWLALWKLGAIPIPTEPTSGVAEISRALESGKPQWICSENPEHLKALTGKLEEFSFELRPNWIIRKIYCNDNIESIKNSAFYTYTSGTTGAPKCVMYNVDATIAIITSLIDAFKLTSSDTFMTPLTPSLPSVIFTAILPSLASGATLVLIDEPIPSTALRVLRETNTTVFFTVPYFYRLMINAMKVRKINKFTNLRLCVATSAYLDEDTFNEFYKLTSVPIRSIFCSSEAFYCTFNPNNDIEKLRKSVGICQKGVKLKIVDKIGKDVAPFNEGEIVVSGTHKSSGYFCKPELEKMVFRDGWVYTGDLGYMDEEGYLYITGRVSDTVNVGGHLVNPQEVESVLISYPGISEAMMVGEKDEEIGEIVVAKVVLKSGVEIDTKNVIQYCKKMLLPYKVPSRIEVIDNIPKSRYGKIRRLS from the coding sequence ATGAGTAATGAAAATAAGCTTTATAAGCTTTTTGAGGATAATTTTAAAAGATATCCAGAGAAAATAGGGATAATAATAACAGAAAAAAAAATATCATATAAAGAATTAAGTGAAAGAGTTTTAAGTTGGTCGAACTTTTTTAATTCAATAGGAGTAAGAGAAGGGGATAGATTAGTATTAAGTACAGATGATAGATTAGATTTTATATCGTCTTGGCTAGCTTTATGGAAGTTGGGAGCCATTCCAATACCGACAGAACCAACTTCAGGAGTTGCAGAGATAAGTCGTGCGCTAGAATCAGGAAAACCACAGTGGATATGCAGTGAAAATCCTGAACACTTAAAAGCGTTAACCGGTAAATTAGAGGAATTCAGTTTTGAATTAAGACCTAATTGGATTATTAGAAAAATATACTGTAATGATAATATTGAGTCTATAAAAAATAGTGCATTCTATACATATACATCAGGGACAACAGGTGCACCTAAATGTGTTATGTATAATGTCGATGCAACAATAGCTATAATAACATCATTAATAGATGCATTTAAGTTAACAAGTAGCGATACTTTTATGACTCCTTTAACACCATCATTACCATCAGTAATTTTCACGGCTATTTTACCATCATTAGCTAGTGGAGCTACTTTAGTTTTAATTGATGAACCAATTCCTTCAACAGCATTAAGAGTACTGAGGGAAACAAATACAACTGTATTTTTTACTGTACCATACTTCTACAGACTTATGATAAATGCAATGAAGGTACGTAAAATAAATAAATTTACCAATTTAAGATTATGTGTTGCCACTTCTGCATATTTAGATGAAGATACATTTAATGAATTTTATAAATTAACTAGTGTACCTATAAGATCAATATTTTGTTCATCAGAAGCTTTTTATTGTACATTCAATCCTAATAACGACATAGAAAAATTACGCAAATCAGTAGGCATTTGTCAGAAAGGAGTTAAGCTTAAAATAGTTGATAAAATAGGAAAAGATGTAGCACCCTTTAATGAAGGAGAAATTGTAGTGTCAGGAACTCATAAATCAAGTGGGTATTTTTGTAAACCTGAATTAGAAAAGATGGTTTTTAGAGATGGTTGGGTTTACACTGGTGATTTAGGTTATATGGATGAAGAAGGATATTTGTATATTACTGGAAGAGTATCGGATACAGTTAATGTAGGAGGACATTTAGTAAATCCACAAGAGGTAGAAAGTGTTCTCATTTCATATCCAGGAATTTCAGAGGCTATGATGGTTGGTGAAAAAGATGAAGAAATTGGGGAGATAGTAGTTGCTAAAGTAGTACTAAAAAGTGGAGTGGAAATAGATACAAAGAATGTAATTCAATATTGCAAGAAAATGTTATTGCCATATAAAGTACCTAGTAGAATTGAGGTAATAGATAATATTCCTAAAAGTCGTTATGGTAAAATTCGTAGATTAAGTTAA
- a CDS encoding ABC transporter permease translates to MRYIKIFISMAKVFFKTSIQQEIAFRFDFFVKVLNSLLVIVGSIGGILILFTKVPNINGWSFYEILAVTGMFMFMQSFKNLFIAPSLSSISGLGGELWTGSFDFTLLKPIPIQMYISIKNWAPLTLIDLVISIIVLAIAIFNMSKVIILKNVILLIVALFIALVVLYSVMLILTSAAFWYLGTPLLWIFDSLMELGRYPVNIYPIVFKNILTWIIPVGIITTMPVEALLGKIYSADILLELIFSITIYVVSVYFFKQSIKKYSSASS, encoded by the coding sequence ATGCGTTATATAAAAATATTTATTAGTATGGCTAAAGTGTTTTTTAAAACATCGATTCAACAAGAAATAGCATTTAGGTTTGATTTCTTTGTAAAAGTATTAAACTCCTTACTGGTAATTGTAGGAAGCATAGGAGGAATACTTATATTGTTCACAAAAGTACCCAATATAAACGGGTGGAGCTTTTATGAAATATTAGCAGTAACCGGAATGTTTATGTTTATGCAGAGTTTTAAAAACTTATTTATTGCTCCAAGCCTTTCATCGATATCTGGATTAGGAGGCGAGTTATGGACGGGTAGTTTTGACTTCACTTTATTAAAACCAATTCCAATACAGATGTATATCAGTATTAAGAATTGGGCTCCTTTAACACTAATTGATTTAGTGATTAGTATTATAGTTTTAGCTATAGCTATATTTAATATGTCAAAAGTTATTATTTTAAAGAATGTAATACTGTTAATTGTGGCATTATTTATTGCATTAGTAGTTTTATATTCTGTCATGTTGATTTTAACATCAGCTGCTTTTTGGTATTTAGGAACTCCACTTTTATGGATTTTTGATAGTTTAATGGAGTTAGGTAGATATCCAGTAAATATATATCCAATAGTATTTAAAAATATACTTACATGGATAATACCAGTAGGAATAATTACTACTATGCCAGTAGAAGCGCTTTTAGGGAAAATTTATTCGGCGGATATACTATTAGAATTAATATTTTCAATTACCATTTATGTTGTTTCGGTATACTTTTTTAAGCAAAGTATCAAAAAATATTCAAGTGCTTCAAGTTAA